From the genome of Drosophila melanogaster chromosome 2L, one region includes:
- the CG7251 gene encoding uncharacterized protein, isoform B — protein MAFCGHVTSSGQIVLRDEIFSSRTCIARSPSSGGSLNSMSSPSSLAQNTTRTYFFKDDGGNPSPQSTDNWSLGGLKRSEIQSNLVPSLCLSSQESSLNYLSHCKGIKVDRQPEAAYQNWYSAKQQQLLEKQRRIKEEQEFKQQRTEERKQLARMCYEQWLKDKARQAANLQLESHIQDAAMKASIALRKNPLESLRKNPVVSSLSGLGSLGSGPSSSTAPRRIRKVSKDEIRRVVEDWWLKKQSQQQAQREEKRRAMLSKALKEEQRRQLAQDAWSKWMSNVDAKPKPVPLNQGMDSLRGTISQLYVNPTPWMGPVKQTQM, from the exons ATGGCATTTTGCGGCCACGTTACTTCCTCTGGACAAATAGTCCTGCGGGATGAGATCTTCAGCAGCAGGACTTGCATTGCGCGCTCCCCGTCATCCGGAGGCTCACTAAACTCCATGTCTTCGCCGAGCTCGCTCGCCCAGAACACCACACGCACATACTTCTTCAAGGACGACGGTGGAAATCCTTCGCCCCAATCTACGGACAACTGGTCGCTCGGCGGACTCAAGCGATCGGAGATCCAGAGCAACTTGGTGCCCTCGCTGTGTCTCAGCTCGCAGGAAAGCTCCCTCAACTATCTCAGCCACTGCAAGGGAATTAAG GTGGACCGCCAACCAGAGGCCGCCTATCAGAACTGGTACTCAgccaagcagcagcaattACTAGAGAAGCAGCGGCGAAtcaaggaggagcaggagtTCAAGCAGCAGCGGACGGAGGAGCGCAAGCAGCTGGCCAGGATGTGCTACGAGCAGTGGCTAAAGGACAAGGCCCGCCAGGCGGCAAACTTGCAGCTGGAGAGCCACATCCAAGACGCGGCCATGAAGGCCAGCATAGCTCTGCGCAAGAATCCGTTGGAGTCACTGCGCAAGAATCCCGTCGTATCGTCCTTATCCGGACTGGGATCGCTGGGATCCGGGCCGAGCTCATCGACGGCACCCAGACGCATTCGCAAGGTGTCCAAGGACGAGATTCGCAGGGTCGTTGAGGACTGGTGGCTAAAAAAGCAGAgtcagcagcaggcgcagcgCGAGGAGAAGCGACGCGCCATGTTGTCCAAGGCCTTGAAAGAGGAACAGCGCCGGCAACTGGCCCAGGATGCCTGGTCGAAGTGGATGAGCAATGTGGACGCCAAGCCCAAGCCGGTGCCCCTCAATCAGGGCATGGACTCACTGCGAGGCACCATATCTCAACTCTATGTGAATCCCACTCCATGGATGGGTCCAGTTAAACAGACGCAAATGTAG